The Cloacibacillus sp. An23 genomic sequence TTCGCGAGATGCAGCAGGAAGAGTTTGAGAAGCTCTCCGAAAGCGAGCAGGCCGAGCTCCAAAAGGCGTCCGAGGAAATTTCTCAGAAGACGCTCGAAAAGCTGCGCCTCATCAGAGAAAAGGAAAAAGACCTGAAAGAAAAGATACACGAGCTGGAGAGCCAGATATGCCGCGTCGCGATAGCGCCGGTGATGTCTGAGCTTAGGACGAAATACCAGCCGAACGAGAAGCTCGAACGCTGGCTCGACGATTTTTCCGAGGATCTGATAGCTAATTTCAACGTTTTTCTCGCCGCGGTGCGCGACGACCAGGCCGACGTAGATTTCTCGCGCTATGAGGTGAACGCCTTCGTCAGCAACAATCCGAACGACGGTGCGCCAGTCGTCTGCGAGACGAACCCCATATATTACAACCTAGTAGGCAAAGTTGATTACGAGAACCGCCAGGGCAATCTCTACACCGACTTCCGCCGCATAACGCCGGGCGCGATGCACAGGGCGAACGGCGGATTCCTGCTGCTCGACGCGGACGAGCTTCTGCGTCAGTTCATGTCGTGGGACGTGCTGAAGCGCGTCCTGCGCTACCGCGAGCTCGCCATAGAAAATCTCGCGGAGCAGCTCGGCTACATTCCTGTATCCTCGCTGCGCCCGGAGCCTATCCCGGTTGATATGAAGGTCGTCATCGTAGGTACTCCGTATCTGTACTACCTGCTGAACATATACGACCCCGAGTTCTCCAAAGTGTTCAAGGTCAAGGCTGAGTTCGACTCGGAGATGCCGCGTACAGATGAAAGCGAAATGCAGATAGCGCGCTTCGTCGCCGGCTTCGTCGAACGTGAGGGAAAGCTGCATTTCACGGCTGCGGCGGTCGGAGAGGTGATAGAGTGGGCCTCGCGCCTTGTAGAGGATAAGAACAAGCTTTCTACCCAGCTCAATAAAATCGCTGAGGTTCTGGTAGAGTCTACGGCGCTAGCCAAGGGCGCAGGAAAGCGACAGGTCGGCGTGGAGCACGTAAGGAATGCGCTCTCGGAAAAGCTGTTCCGCTCCGACATGTGGGAAGAAAAGGTCTTAGACGAGTATAAAAACGGCGTAATAAGGATAGACACGGACGGTTTTGCGGTAGGACAGATAAACGGCCTGACCGTCTCTCAGCTTATAGATCATTCGTTCGGCTCGCCCGTGCGCATAACGGCCAACGTTTTCATGGGGACGGAGGGGGTCGTCAACATAGAGCGCGAGGTCCGCATGACCGGGCCTATACACAACAAGGGGCTTATGACTCTTACGAGCTATCTCGGGCGCATGTACGCGAAGAAGTATCCGCTTTCGATAAGCGCGCGCATCGCCTTCGAGCAGACCTACGGCGGCATAGAGGGAGACAGCGCGTCGTCGACAGAGCTTTACTGCCTGCTTTCCGCGATAGCCGAAATTCCGCTCAATCAGGGGATAGCGGTGACCGGTTCCGTGGACCAGCGCGGCAACATACAGCCTATAGGCGGCGTCAACGAAAAGATAGAGGGCTTCTTCCGCTACTGCGAGCACAATGGGCTGACGGGACGCCAGGGCGTCATGATCCCTGTGCAGAACGAACGTCACCTTATGCTCTGCCATGAAGTGACGGAGGCCGTCAGGAAGGGCAAATTCCATATATGGAGCATTTCGACCATAGACGAAGGCATAGAAATACTTACCGGAGTCCCCGCCGGTACGCCTGACGAGAACGGAGACTACCCGAAGGATAGCGTGCACGGGCGAGTGCAGGCGGCCCTCGAGGAATGGCTCGAGCGTTCGTTCCGCTATAAGAAGGTCATCGGCGACAGGATAGATCCTCCGAAGAAAAAGAGGCAGCCCAAGAAAGAAAAGGCGTCGCCGGAGTCCGCCGGTGGCGGCAGGGAGGCCGAGTGATGGCTCTGCACGACGTTAAGGAGATTCTTGACGGGCTCGAGGCTCTGTACGGCAACGAAGCCCGCCCTGCGAGCGATTTCTGCTACGAGGAGCCGCTCGACGACCTCATACTGACTATATTGTCGCAGAACACCAACGACAAGCTGCGCGACCGGGCATTCGCGAATATGAAGGCGCGCTACGCCTCATGGGACGAGGTCGCGGCCGCTGACATCGACGAGCTGAAGGAAGTGCTGCGCATCGCCGGAATGAGCGGCACGAAGCCGCCTCGCATACAGCAGATACTGGCGGCGGTGAAGGAGAGGTTCGGCGTCTACTCTATAAAGGAGCTGCGTAATTGGACGCAGCCGGAGGTGCGCGCCTACCTCACGTCGCTGCCGGGCGTCGGCCCCAAGACCTCGGCCATCGTTGAATGCTTCGACCTAGATATGCCGGGCTTTCCCGTAGACACGCACATTACGCGGCTCAGCAAGCGATTCGGCTGGGCCGGGGAGAAATTTCCGCCGGACAAGATTCAGGGGCTTCTCGAGGCGGAGCTGCCTAAAGAGCGCTTTCGCGGCGGGCATTTGAATTTCCTCGAGCACGGACGAGGTATATGCAACGCGCGCCGGCCTCGCTGCGGAGAATGCACGCTTATACGGTGGTGCCCGTTTGGACAGAAAGAGCTTGAACACGTCTCTGATTGAGGCCAGGAAGAAATTTCTCGCTGCAGCCGGACGGCAGGGCTGGGCCGGCGCTGAGGGGATCGTCTGCGCGCTTTCCGGCGGCGGCGACTCCGTGGCGACGCTGTGGCTGCTCAAAGAATTTTTCAGCGGACGCGTCGTAGCTGCGCACCTCGACCACTGCACCAGAGGCGGCGAATCACACCGCGACGCTGAATTCGCGCGCGGGCTCTGCCGCGAGTGGGGGATAGAGTGTTCGGTAAAAGTCGTCGACGTCCATGAGACGCGAGGAAAAGGCGAGTCTTTTGAAATGTCAGGCCGCCGCGCGCGCTACGAGCATTTCGAGGAGACGGCGCGCCGTTATTCCCTGCCTTTCATCGCCGTCGGTCACAACGCTGACGACGTCGTTGAAACGCAGCTTCTGAACCTTGCGCGCGGCACAGGAATAGCGGGGCTGCGCGGAATCCCCGAGCGCAGGGGAAACATAGTGCGCCCGGTCATAGATTTCACACGCGCCGAGCTGCGCGCGCTTCTCAAGGAAAACGGAGTGCAGTGGCGCGACGACGCGACCAACGACGAGTCCGATTATATGCGCAACAAAATCCGAAACATATTGATCCCATGGATAAAGGACAACCTCAATCCTGGCTTTGAAAACGTCATGCTCGGCCTGGCGCGGCAGGTCTCGGTCGAAACGGACGAGCGCGCAGCCGCGGCGCGCCGTGCGCTTGAAGCGGTATCGTTCACGCAGCCGCCGGCTCTCGCCGCATGGCGCGCCGCGCCTCTGAAGGAGCTGCCGGATACGCTGCTTTGCGAAATGCTTCGCGCGCAGGGTGCGGCGCTGTCGCTTCCCGTGCTTTCGCGCCGGCGCACGGAGGAGCTGCTTTCACTTATAAGGCGCGGCGGCTTCTGGCGCTTTCAGTGGGCTTTAGACGTCGAGACGTGTTATTCTGAGCGCGGCCTCGGATGGCTGCGCCGCGCCGACGTCGAGAAAACGCGCGCGCGCGGAAAAAGCCGCGGCGAAAATCATCTCCCGTGGTGGGCGGGATAATTAAAGTGTGGTATCATTCTCTATTGTTGCAGACAGATTTTCCTCCGCGAGGGAGTGCTTGAGAGTGGAATATAGAATAGGCAGAACGCTTATACCCGAAGAAAAAATAAGAGAAAAGGTTAAAGAGCTCGGCGCGAAGATACGCGAGGACTATGCCGGGAAACAGGTCGTGTTCGTGTGCGTACTGAAGGGCGCGGTCGTATTCTTCTCCGATCTTATACGCGAGATGGGGCCGGACGTCGACGTACAGATCGATTTTCTCGCCATAGCTTCATACGGCGCCTCGACGAAGAGCAGCGGCGTAGTAAAAATACAAAAAGACCTGAGCACCGACATCCACGGCAAGCACGTCGTGATAGTCGAGGATATACTGGATACCGGCCTTTCGCTCAACTACATCGTAAAACTCCTGCGCGAGCGCGGCCCGGCTTCGCTTGAAATATGCGTTCTGCTCGACAAGGCGGAGCGCCGCACGCAGCCTGTCGAAGTGAAATACTCCGGTTTCGTGATCCCAGACGAATTCGTCATCGGCTACGGCCTCGACTACGCCGGACGTTTCCGTCAGCTTCCCGCGATACATGTGGCGGAGCCGGCAGACTAGTATAAAAAGGAAGAATAGGAAAGAGAGGACAACATAGATTGAAAAAAATTTCTAAGAACGTGGGGATGTACATTGTCCTGATCGTGCTGGTGGTCAGCCTGGTCAATGTGTTCCTCGGCCCCGACAGCGGTCAGAAATCGGCGCAGACGAACGTCATGCCGTACAACGTCATGCGCAGCGAGGTAAACAACGGTAATGTGACGAAGGTGCGTATAGACCCCGAAAAACTTACCGGAATGCTGAAATCCGGCGGAGAGTTTGTCACTTATATCGTCGATGCGTCGTCGCTCCCGGATTTTCTCTCGGAGAAGGGCGTCGAAGTGGAGGTCGTCCCGCCGCCTAAGAATTCCTGGCTTACCGCGCTGCTCACGTCGCTGCTTCCGACTCTGCTGCTTATAGGCGTATGGATATACTTCATCTACAACATGCAGGGCGGCGGCAGCAAGGTTATGGGATTCGCTAAAAGCAAGGCCAAGCTCTTCCTCGACAACCGTCCCAAGGTGACCTTCGCAGATGTGGCCGGATGCGACGAATCCAAGGAAGAGCTCGAGGAGGTCGTGCAGTTCCTTAAGGATCCGGCTAAGTTCACGAAACTCGGCGCGAGGGTCCCGCGAGGCGTGCTTCTGCTCGGCGCCCCGGGAACCGGTAAGACGCTGCTTTCGAGGGCCGTAGCTGGCGAGGCGGACGTGCCGTTCTTCAGCATCAGCGGCTCAGACTTCGTTGAAATGTTCGTCGGCGTCGGAGCGGCGCGCGTGCGCGACCTGTTTGAACAGGCTCGCAAATATCAGCCATGCATAATATTTATAGACGAAATAGACGCCGTCGGGCGTCACCGCGGGGCTGGGCTCGGCGGCGGCCACGACGAACGCGAGCAGACTCTGAACCAGCTTCTCGTCGAGATGGACGGGTTCGAGGCAGGCTCCGGCATAATACTGATCGCCGCGACCAACCGTCCCGATATACTCGACCCTGCGCTTCTGCGCCCCGGACGTTTCGACCGCCAGGTAGTCGTAGACAGGCCGGACGTGAACGGACGCCGCGACATTCTTAAAGTCCACCTCAGAGACAAGAAGATAGAAGACGATGTCGATATCGACGTCATAGCGAGAAGGACTCCAGGCTTCGTTGGAGCCGACCTGGCCAACCTCGTTAACGAAGCCGCGCTCCTTTCGGCGCGCCGCGACAAAGAGAAGCTCGGCATGCCCGAGTTCGAAGAGGCGATCGACCGCGTAATGGCCGGTCCCGAGCGCAAGAGCCGCGTGATAAGCGAAAAAGAACGCGAGATAATAGCATATCACGAGGCGGGACACGCGCTCGTCGCCGCGAAGATAAAGGGGACCGACCCAGTTCACAAGATTTCCATAATCCCGCGCGGACACATGGCGCTCGGCTACACGCTGCAGCTCCCCGAGGAGGACAGATTCCTCGTCTCCAAGCAGGAACTTTCCGACAGGATATGTGTCCTGCTCGGCGGGCGCGTGGCGGAGATGATACGCTACGGCGACGTGACGACGGGGGCTTCGAACGACCTTGAGCGAGCAACGCAGATAGCGCGTCAGATGGTTACGCAGTTCGGCATGAGCGACAAACTCGGCCTCGTCACGCTCGGACGTAAGCAGCATGAAGTGTTCCTCGGACACGACATAGTCGACGACCGCAACTACAGCGAAGAGGTCGCGCATACGATAGACCTTGAAATACGCGCGATAATCGACAGCTGCATGAACAGGGCGCACGACATACTGACGGAGAACCGCGAACGCCTCGAAGAGATAACTCAGCGCCTTCTCAAAGAAGAGGTGCTTGAGGGCGACGAGCTCGACGAACTTCTCGGCTACCCGAAGAAGGAGCATCCGTCGCCGGAGGGCAAAGACGCCGCGAACGGCGGCGAAGAGACGGAGAAGCACGACGGTGCGGATGAGCCGCCCAGCGGGCCCGACGGAGATTCGGTCGTCCGCGAGCTGCCGGACATCGAGCAGGTCGATGAAAAAACGCTCAACGCGCCTATGGACGAAAGTAAATAGCAAATATTACGGGCCGCTCCCACAGGAGCGGCCCAATTTTATGCAGTAGGGCATAAGCTGCCGGATTGTGCTAAAATTTAACGGTTTTAGTCTGATTGAGGAGGATGTGCGGGAAAGACACCATGGAAGATAAATTTAAGCTTACCGCGCCGTTCGGCCTCTCCGGCGATCAGCCGCAGGCCGTAGACAAGCTAGTGCGCGGCTTTCTCGAAAAGGACGGGACTCGTCAGACGCTGCTCGGCGTCACCGGCAGCGGCAAGACCTTCACCATGGCGAACGTCATCGCGGCGCTTAACCGTCCGACGCTCGTCCTCGCCCACAACAAGACTCTCGCTGCGCAGCTTTACAGCGAGTTCAAGGAGTTCTTTCCTGAGAACTCCGTTAATTATTTCGTATCCTACTACGACTATTACCAGCCCGAGGCTTACATTCCCGCTTCCGACGTCTACATCGAGAAGGACGCCTCCGTCAACGAGCGCATAGAGAAACTGCGTCTCATGACTACGAAGGCGCTTCTCGAACGGCGCGACGTGGTCGTCGTCGCGAGCGTCTCGTGCATATACGGCCTCGGCAAGCGCAAAAACTACGAGGACGCGATATTCCGTTTCGCCTGCGGGGAGCGCTGGGAGCGGCGCGACTTTATGATGAAGCTGATCGCAAATTACTACGAGCGCAACGACGTTTCGCTCGTTCCCGGCACATTCAGGAGCCGCGGCGAAACGATGGAGATATTTCCATCTTACAGCGACACGGCGCTGCGAATATATTTCTTCGACGACGAGATAGAGCGCATAGACGAGATAAACCCCGTAACCGGCAACAGCGTCGCGCGCAAGGAAAAATTCGGGATTTTCCCGTCGAAGCATTACGTGACGAGCCCTGACGCGATAAAAAACGCCGCCTCGGCGATAGAGAAAGAGATGGAGGAGTGCTGCGCGCGCTTTACGAGTGAAGGAAAATATCTCGAAGCCGAGAGGCTCAAGATGCGCACGAAGTACGACCTCGAGATGCTGCTCGAAGTCGGCTATTGCTCCGGCATCGAGAACTATTCTCGGTACCTGGACGGACGCGAGGCGGGCGACCCGCCGGGGACGTTGCTCGACTTCTTTCCGAAAGACGCGCTCTTCTTTATAGACGAGTCGCACATGACGCTGCCGCAGGTGCGCGGAATGTACAACGGAGACAGGGCGCGCAAGGAGATACTCGTCGCGCACGGATTTCGTCTCCCGTCGTGCCTCGACAACAGGCCGCTGAAATGGGATGAGTTCGAGCCGGTGCTCAAAAACGCGCTCTTTATCTCAGCGACGCCCGGAGACTACGAATTTGAACATTCTGACCACGTAGTAGAGCAGCTGATACGCCCCACCGGAATCCCGGACCCAGAGGTAGAGGTCCATAAGGCGACCGGGCAGGTCGACGATCTGCTCGCGGAGATACGTCCCGTGGTAGACCGCGGCGAGCGGGCGCTCGTCTCAACCCTCACTAAGCGCTCGGCGGAAGACCTTGCGGAGTACATGGCTGAGCTAGGCATAAAGGTCAGATACATACATTCGGAACTCGACACCTTTGAGCGCGCCGAGCTGCTGCGCGACCTTCGTCTCGGCGTATTCGCAGTGCTCGTCGGCGTCAACCTTCTGCGCGAAGGCATAGACCTGCCGGAGGTCTCGCTCGTAGCGATACTCGACGCGGACCGCGAAGGCTATCTCCGCGCCCACCGCTCGCTGATACAGATGATAGGCCGCGCAGCGCGCAACAGCGCCGGCAAGGTTATACTCTACGCGGACGTGCTTACGGACAGCATCAAGCTTGCGATGCGCGAGACGA encodes the following:
- a CDS encoding ATP-binding protein, coding for MSLSEDRKLPASSLRRQANLSALGFRTTKGLDKLSGLIGQERAVRSVNFGLSVQSKGYNIFMVGEPGCGRTTYALEELRHAAASMPAPDDWVYVYNFDDPSVPLALRLPAGRGRELAKDAADAVEELKTALSKAFDNNEFEDSKAHLVKAFQDEVNSIMEELRKWAESKNFAIKRTPQGFVNLPLITAPPLPAPGSEAAEGEEPKEAEPVLREMQQEEFEKLSESEQAELQKASEEISQKTLEKLRLIREKEKDLKEKIHELESQICRVAIAPVMSELRTKYQPNEKLERWLDDFSEDLIANFNVFLAAVRDDQADVDFSRYEVNAFVSNNPNDGAPVVCETNPIYYNLVGKVDYENRQGNLYTDFRRITPGAMHRANGGFLLLDADELLRQFMSWDVLKRVLRYRELAIENLAEQLGYIPVSSLRPEPIPVDMKVVIVGTPYLYYLLNIYDPEFSKVFKVKAEFDSEMPRTDESEMQIARFVAGFVEREGKLHFTAAAVGEVIEWASRLVEDKNKLSTQLNKIAEVLVESTALAKGAGKRQVGVEHVRNALSEKLFRSDMWEEKVLDEYKNGVIRIDTDGFAVGQINGLTVSQLIDHSFGSPVRITANVFMGTEGVVNIEREVRMTGPIHNKGLMTLTSYLGRMYAKKYPLSISARIAFEQTYGGIEGDSASSTELYCLLSAIAEIPLNQGIAVTGSVDQRGNIQPIGGVNEKIEGFFRYCEHNGLTGRQGVMIPVQNERHLMLCHEVTEAVRKGKFHIWSISTIDEGIEILTGVPAGTPDENGDYPKDSVHGRVQAALEEWLERSFRYKKVIGDRIDPPKKKRQPKKEKASPESAGGGREAE
- a CDS encoding endonuclease III — encoded protein: MALHDVKEILDGLEALYGNEARPASDFCYEEPLDDLILTILSQNTNDKLRDRAFANMKARYASWDEVAAADIDELKEVLRIAGMSGTKPPRIQQILAAVKERFGVYSIKELRNWTQPEVRAYLTSLPGVGPKTSAIVECFDLDMPGFPVDTHITRLSKRFGWAGEKFPPDKIQGLLEAELPKERFRGGHLNFLEHGRGICNARRPRCGECTLIRWCPFGQKELEHVSD
- the tilS gene encoding tRNA lysidine(34) synthetase TilS — its product is MDRKSLNTSLIEARKKFLAAAGRQGWAGAEGIVCALSGGGDSVATLWLLKEFFSGRVVAAHLDHCTRGGESHRDAEFARGLCREWGIECSVKVVDVHETRGKGESFEMSGRRARYEHFEETARRYSLPFIAVGHNADDVVETQLLNLARGTGIAGLRGIPERRGNIVRPVIDFTRAELRALLKENGVQWRDDATNDESDYMRNKIRNILIPWIKDNLNPGFENVMLGLARQVSVETDERAAAARRALEAVSFTQPPALAAWRAAPLKELPDTLLCEMLRAQGAALSLPVLSRRRTEELLSLIRRGGFWRFQWALDVETCYSERGLGWLRRADVEKTRARGKSRGENHLPWWAG
- the hpt gene encoding hypoxanthine phosphoribosyltransferase, translating into MEYRIGRTLIPEEKIREKVKELGAKIREDYAGKQVVFVCVLKGAVVFFSDLIREMGPDVDVQIDFLAIASYGASTKSSGVVKIQKDLSTDIHGKHVVIVEDILDTGLSLNYIVKLLRERGPASLEICVLLDKAERRTQPVEVKYSGFVIPDEFVIGYGLDYAGRFRQLPAIHVAEPAD
- the ftsH gene encoding ATP-dependent zinc metalloprotease FtsH; protein product: MKKISKNVGMYIVLIVLVVSLVNVFLGPDSGQKSAQTNVMPYNVMRSEVNNGNVTKVRIDPEKLTGMLKSGGEFVTYIVDASSLPDFLSEKGVEVEVVPPPKNSWLTALLTSLLPTLLLIGVWIYFIYNMQGGGSKVMGFAKSKAKLFLDNRPKVTFADVAGCDESKEELEEVVQFLKDPAKFTKLGARVPRGVLLLGAPGTGKTLLSRAVAGEADVPFFSISGSDFVEMFVGVGAARVRDLFEQARKYQPCIIFIDEIDAVGRHRGAGLGGGHDEREQTLNQLLVEMDGFEAGSGIILIAATNRPDILDPALLRPGRFDRQVVVDRPDVNGRRDILKVHLRDKKIEDDVDIDVIARRTPGFVGADLANLVNEAALLSARRDKEKLGMPEFEEAIDRVMAGPERKSRVISEKEREIIAYHEAGHALVAAKIKGTDPVHKISIIPRGHMALGYTLQLPEEDRFLVSKQELSDRICVLLGGRVAEMIRYGDVTTGASNDLERATQIARQMVTQFGMSDKLGLVTLGRKQHEVFLGHDIVDDRNYSEEVAHTIDLEIRAIIDSCMNRAHDILTENRERLEEITQRLLKEEVLEGDELDELLGYPKKEHPSPEGKDAANGGEETEKHDGADEPPSGPDGDSVVRELPDIEQVDEKTLNAPMDESK
- the uvrB gene encoding excinuclease ABC subunit UvrB, translated to MEDKFKLTAPFGLSGDQPQAVDKLVRGFLEKDGTRQTLLGVTGSGKTFTMANVIAALNRPTLVLAHNKTLAAQLYSEFKEFFPENSVNYFVSYYDYYQPEAYIPASDVYIEKDASVNERIEKLRLMTTKALLERRDVVVVASVSCIYGLGKRKNYEDAIFRFACGERWERRDFMMKLIANYYERNDVSLVPGTFRSRGETMEIFPSYSDTALRIYFFDDEIERIDEINPVTGNSVARKEKFGIFPSKHYVTSPDAIKNAASAIEKEMEECCARFTSEGKYLEAERLKMRTKYDLEMLLEVGYCSGIENYSRYLDGREAGDPPGTLLDFFPKDALFFIDESHMTLPQVRGMYNGDRARKEILVAHGFRLPSCLDNRPLKWDEFEPVLKNALFISATPGDYEFEHSDHVVEQLIRPTGIPDPEVEVHKATGQVDDLLAEIRPVVDRGERALVSTLTKRSAEDLAEYMAELGIKVRYIHSELDTFERAELLRDLRLGVFAVLVGVNLLREGIDLPEVSLVAILDADREGYLRAHRSLIQMIGRAARNSAGKVILYADVLTDSIKLAMRETKRRREAQIAFNEEHNIVPRTIIKSVKNLLPDELTEDGEERYAGMRAASPLAENKESIAEMERRMWEAVEKLDFETAAQLRDDIQKLKGGGTIGTGNKNYRSKAAQLKKRKRKYTKK